CTTTATTTTTAATACTATCTATTTTTTTAATTTTTAAGTTCGGAGAAATGGTAACATTGGGTTTTATAATTTGTCCAATCTTGCTAAAATCAGGCTCAATAGGGTTCATAACCTTAGACCTCACAGTACACATTTGCGGTCTGTGATTTGGACAAATTATGGTAGCCATTAGATTTCCGCTAAAAGCCGGTCTTGTTTGCTTTAGCAACCTTTTTTCAGCATCAATCTCTAAACAAGTACAATCGGCAGTAAGACCTGTATTCAACCTTGATGCTACACGTGCTGCTAATGAACGTCCGTATGTAGTTGCACCTACTAGGAAAATTTCAGGTTTACTTTGAAGTATCACTTGTACAACTATATCTGTATACAGTTCATCATTAAAACACTCTAAAAGTGGGTGGTCTATTTGAAAAACATCATCTGCACCAAATGCAAAAAGTTCTCTTACCACTTTATCAGTATTATTCCCAAGTAATACTACTGATACTTTGGTGCCCAATTGTCTGGCTAACCGATTGCCCTCACCTAATAACTCATAAACAACACTCGATACCTTTCCATCTCTTTGTTCTCCGAATATTAATATACCGTTGTACTCATCAATATTAAATTTGCTTTTTGTAAAGTTCTCATTATAACTTATTGCACTAAAACTACATTTAGGGATACAAATTCCACATAATGTACAGGTATTATCTATATAAACTACATTTTTATCATTCTTTATTGCATTACAAGGGCATACATTTATACATTGCAAACACTTAACACATTTATCAGATAAAATTTGTAACTCTGCCATTTAAAACACTCCAACCTATTAATTCTTGCCAGAATAATCAACATATATTTCACTAACTACCGAAAGTTTCTTACTCTCAACCCTTCTTGTAAATAATTTTCATAAGTTTATCGATAACTATCTTTGCCTGCTCTTCAGGTTCTCCGTTAAGTATTTCATTTTCAATCTCATGATTAGGTGAAAATGTGTCTACAACATAGGTAGGTGAACCAGCGATTCCACATAAGGTATTATCAATATTGATATCATTAGCTGTCCAGATGGGAATTTCAGCTTGCATAGCTTTTCTTAAACCGAATAAGGAAGGAAGTCTAGGTTCATTGATCTCCTTTACAACTGTTATCAGTCCAGGTAGACGCATTTCAACAACTTCATATCCATCTTCTATAAGTCTGTAACATTTTATACAATCCTTTGATATTTCTTCAATTTTACTTACACATGTTACATGTGGTATTTCAAGTTTTTCAGCAAGGCTCGGACCTACTTGAGCAGTATCTCCGTCCGTTGATTGTCTTCCACAAATAATTAAATCATAACTACTAATTTTGCGTATTCCGGCCGCTAAGGTATAGGAAGTAGCAAGCGTATCAGCACCAGCAAAA
This genomic stretch from Ruminiclostridium cellulolyticum H10 harbors:
- a CDS encoding electron transfer flavoprotein subunit alpha, encoding MAELQILSDKCVKCLQCINVCPCNAIKNDKNVVYIDNTCTLCGICIPKCSFSAISYNENFTKSKFNIDEYNGILIFGEQRDGKVSSVVYELLGEGNRLARQLGTKVSVVLLGNNTDKVVRELFAFGADDVFQIDHPLLECFNDELYTDIVVQVILQSKPEIFLVGATTYGRSLAARVASRLNTGLTADCTCLEIDAEKRLLKQTRPAFSGNLMATIICPNHRPQMCTVRSKVMNPIEPDFSKIGQIIKPNVTISPNLKIKKIDSIKNKVQRVNLADADIIVSAGRGIQKPQNLELIREFADCLGAAVGSSRALVDAGWIEYSHQIGQTGINVRPKIYFACGISGAIQHLAGMMSAKYIIAINKDPNAPIFKVANLGMVGEIEHIIPALIKEVKNKKANT
- a CDS encoding electron transfer flavoprotein subunit beta/FixA family protein → MKLCVLLISVKYVLKWSWFVLDIIVCVKQVPETTNVKINKDTNTIIREGNNSIINPFDLYAVEEAIRLREALGGNVTAISMGIPQAEELLREVIAIGVDNAVLLSDKAFAGADTLATSYTLAAGIRKISSYDLIICGRQSTDGDTAQVGPSLAEKLEIPHVTCVSKIEEISKDCIKCYRLIEDGYEVVEMRLPGLITVVKEINEPRLPSLFGLRKAMQAEIPIWTANDINIDNTLCGIAGSPTYVVDTFSPNHEIENEILNGEPEEQAKIVIDKLMKIIYKKG